caaattatttcttgtaccaatgaCTCCAATTTTTGTTCTCtataagaatatcatcttcaatttgccttTGCTTAATGTGCCCACAACAAAGATTAACCATCTTTTCTAAGTTATtaacatttgtttacatgtgtggGTGTCCCACACTTTTGACAACATCAGCCCTTTTAGACAGGAGAAGTATACAATGTATACAAAATATTGCAGGGTAAACATCTTAATTGATATAGTGAAATTAAAGAATACTGGCCAGTCAGAATTTCTGAAAGAAAATGGTTCTACAGAGCAAGTCACACAGTATTTCTTTATAGGGAAGTAGTATTAAATGTTCACAATAACATTAAGAGGCAGTAATTTAGTTTAGCAAAAACAGGATTGTGCAACCTCTGAATATCATGACTTCTTGGCTTTCTGTTATAAAAACTGACTGTATGGAAATCTAAACTCTAGAACTAACCTACCCAAAGCTAATGTTATATTGCACTTTGTTGATCAGGCCACCATAGCCTCTGTATCTATGTTGCTGTAGCATAGGCAAGCAGACCTCCATCTCTTATGTCTAGGCAAGATAGACCTCTAGGGAGTTCTTTATTTTAGGAAAAAAATGCCTGAGAGGTCTTCAAGTTCTCTTGGCAGAATATACATGTTTGAAAGATATTGGCTTTCTGTAGATGTACAGAAGTTTCCTATAGCATGAAGTAAGTGGTATCAGAGAAGTATAGGAAGAAATATCATTGTTCCCTgcttattatatcaataatataaatattttccatTTGAAGATTTGTCATCATTCTCTTTAGAATAGTGTCTTAGTGAACAAAGTCAAGCTGTTTCAAAATAACTTAATAACAGCATTCTTTCAGTACATGAAAATGGCAGAGGACTACGAGGATTCTGATTTCTCCTTATCGTGGACTGATCATCTGCAAGTTCTCCAGAGAGTGATTACAGCTCTGCGTTATAAGGTATTTTGGATAAATTATACTGTATCTTGCATAGGgacaaaaggggagggagggattgaaataGTAAGTGAATATCCCCCCTTCCAATCAAATGATTATTTTCAAGGTTCTCTTGTTGATATTTTTCCCCAGAAGAGAACGGTTACCATTAAGAAGTAATTGAGAAAACATCATGCATTTGATATATTTGGTTAATGTGTAAAATCTTCTTACAGGAGCAGTTTGCAGATGTGACCTTAGTCTGCAACAAGAAACACTATCCAGCTCATAAGTTTGTTCTGGCCATGTGCAGCTCATACTTTGAAGAGCTTTTTGAGCACATCCCCAGCAAACATCCCATTATTGTTCTTGCCGGTATCCCTTCTGAGGCATTAGAGAAGTTGCTTGACTTCATGTATCTCGGCCAGGCAGAAGTGCATGGCAAGGACTTTGACCGGCTATTAGAAGTTGCACAAGAACTGAGGATCAGGGGCCTCATGAATACAAGTGACCACCCTGAAAACCAAGTACAAGTGGTAATTACAATGcagcatttattttttcatagctAGACACAAGTACTGCGTATTAGGTAATATAGACAGTAACCTCCAAGAGAGTGGTTTCAGagctggtgtgtgtgtttcttatgaGATGTAGAATTGTAGAGTTTAATGATTGCTTGATATACTTGTAGGTATGAAAACTATTTAGTAATTGATTAATTGATAtggatctatatacatagattcatTGCCACAAATAAagggtgtatacacatatatcaagaCAAGTATGCAATATtaacttttatgtatgtatgtttgtatatatgtattgcatatttgatgcaaaatgtgtgtgtgtgttcgtgtgtgtgcgcatgtgcctggggggggggtgcatttgtcagtgtacatatatatatatatatatatatatatctatatatatctatatatatatatatatatatatatatatatatatatatatatatatatatatatagacacacacacacacacacacacacacacacacacacacacacacacacacacacacacacacacacacacacacacacacacacacacacacacacacacacacacacacagacacacacacacatacacacacacacacacactcacacacacacacacacacacacacacacacacacacacacacacacacacacatacacatacacacacacacacacacacacacatatgtatttgtcagtgtatacacacacacacacactcacacccacactcacacacactcacacatgcatacacatacacactcaaacatgcatacgcacacatatacatacatacacacatatacatacaacatacatacatacacacacatactcatacacatgtacatatacacacatatacacatacacacacaaatatacacatacacacataaacacacacacacttaaacacatatacacataaacatacatacacacacacacattttgtgtgTCAAatatgcaatacatacatacaaacatacatacataaaagttgATACTGCATACTTGTCTTAATATACTTTTGATATGGCAAATCTTCAGTTCTTGTCCAATTATCTATGCATCAAACTTTGAGCCTAGGCTGAATGACAAGAAATATGATTGATTTGATTCAAGTCAGTCAGGCCTTGCCTTGGTATATCAGAGAGCACAAGGGAACATCAAAGGTAGTCAAACACAATGGATCTCTCAATGTATCATTTTCCTTGTAAGTTATCTCCAGTAGAATTGGATAAGAAAAGATAGCATTTGTTAAAGTAATAATTTTCCTatgatttaactttttttttgttctagacTATTAATATGGTGAAATTGCAGGACAAGCACGCAATTGGCAGTTGACTGGTTTATTATGGAAAGAATTCAGAAATATGTTGTACTTGCTTGTGCCATTTTGTTAACAATATTGCTATCAAAAAAGACCTTAAGTATgagaagtgaatgaatgaaatagttttaaaaaattGCCAGTCTTATCAAaaacttttatttatgtatgataaCAGTCACCGGATTTGGATGTTTTCTTGTAGGACCAGTTAGGCATGAGTTTAACTATTTCAAACAGCTTGGTCAGGTTTTTTTGAAAAATCTTTTTGTGtccctttgtctgtgtgtgcatataagataTGTATTTAGAATAAAATTGTATTATCTATACTCTAAAGAACAAAGATATAATAGTGGTAAAATATTGTAGTTTGGTAGTTGAACTGTACTTATACCTGTAGTGATAAGTAGATATAGCTAATTGAAAGCCTGACTGGTACTGAAGTCAGAAACTGATTGATTTAAACACAAGATCAATCTTATTAGCAATAATGTATCATCCCAGGTACTTCATAATGTACTGTATTTTATTACTAATGCATCTTTTGGACTTGGTCATCTTCAGTGTTTTAAAGGTAGGTTTTGTTTTTCCCTCTTCATACACTTCTTCCTCTTCaggtgtctcctttttttttctttctttttttttctctctctctctctctttaaagtgGTAATAAAAGTATATACAGTTTAAGAAATAATGCCTGAGtaggtatgtttatattttaACAGTATTTCAGAGGTCCAGGtcattttttcttccacttttttcattataacctCTCTTGTAGTTAGGCCCTGCCTCTGTGCAACCCCCATCCCACACCTAATTGACTGAAAATTCttattaaatttgtttttttatttttcttaagcaAAGATTTTTGTATTAGCTGCAATCATATGCATTTTAACACATATTTAGAAAATTCTAAATTTAGTTGAAAATGGTACCTTCCGTAGAATTTGAAACATTCTTTGTAAAGACCTCTCACACAAAAGGAAATTATGGTTCTACGTTATACATGTCTATCTTCAAATTTATGCAGGCTAGTGCATGTATATGAAAATGGTCAGTGAGTGAGAAAGTTGTAAAAAGGATTTTAaagaattttttatttgtttattagagGATGATTGATTACCTTGagcataaattattattattattagagattGTGAAACCAAAATTAGATTATTGTTTCATGCTTTACATCTTGCTCATGCCTTTTGATTTTtgcgctaataatgataatagtaataaataaacgtCTTGCAAGAATTCCATGACAGAAGAATTTATTTCGCAGAGTCCACCATTCTCAATATTTGCGtaaaaaagtacaaataaaacATGCACTCATGTCATAGGAAATATGTTTGTCATGAATGTTATACAATGTAGAAATTCAGCTTTGCTTTACTCTTGTGTgttaaacaattaaataaatgatTCTTGGTGACATTTTAAGATTTGAAATGTtattatagaataaaaaatagataaagaatgcaATGGAATGCTGGTGATGCTTGAAATTTCATTGTTGGACTTTCCTCTCTTTACCAGGCCCTTAGAATTGGCGCATCATTGACTACATTTTCAAATAGATTGATCAAATGAAAGAAACTCAAAAATTATAATAGGCCACAAAGCAAAATTGACTGGCTTTGGTTCTTTACTGATACTGAGGTAATTCTGATTTTCATCACAAATATTGTATACTGACTTCAGTTGTAACCAATGTTTTTTACTTTTCGAATTTAAGTCTTAGTGCCATGGAAAAGTGGACCTAAATCTTTTGCACAATTCCTTAGGTCCAAAACACACTTACTTATATGGTGTCTACTTGGAGAATAAGTGTATATCCAAGTACTTCTTTGTGCTCCTGTTTGCATTAGTGTAATAGGTACTTGACTCAAGCACTATTTTGGATGTCTAATTTAACATATTTCTTTGACTATAGTCAAACATAATTTGAATCAACGGTCCTGTGCTGTAGATATTACTTTTAGAAAGATTTCTTAAAATAACTTGTCTGCATATGCTTTTGTATAATTGGCCTATGCATTATCCCCAGGAGAACCAGACAGTCTTTCAAAGCATCAAACAAGAAGTAGTGGAGGGAGTCAAAGTCGCAGAACCTGTGAGTTTAGCAGAATTTTCATTAAATGGAGAACTGGTTGAGGTCAGTataatatgattttctttttaatgttattttaattttttttcctcataGGTTCTCAAGGCAGCAGTGCTGAGATATATTAGTCAAATGAGATTGTAATCATTTGCTTTTGGAGTCGTGCTTTTTCGATGTTAGCCCATTGTTGCTAGATACATACACTGtcgataatttttttatttcagtagttttgtttacacatagattattgttagtattactattatgattattattattgtaattattattattatgattattgttattataattgttattattaatatcatcatcatcatcatcatcatcactgtcattattattacaagaattattggttattattgatattgtttttgattcatcatcatcatcatcagtattattagctattattgttattgttgttattaggtattattagtagtagtattataattgttattattatcattattgttatcatcatccactGCTGATGGGATGTTTTGCTCTCGTTTACTGGTGGTAATCACCCAAGAGCCCCTTTCTAATCATCCTCTGAGATCTTGTGTATTATTGACGTCATTGCTgtcaccctcaccatcagcatGATTTTGATTAAGACACAGTCCCGTCACCCTGGACCTCAGCCAGATTTTTTCATGACTGTACATACCTGGCCCTTAGCCAATTTTTTTCTGTCACACAGATCCAGTGTGGTAATTGATTCCTTTGTGACTGTGAAGCCATTTGCATGTAAACAAATTCAGTAAGATTAAACCACATTGGATAGTTCTTCTGTACTTGCACTCATTTTTACTTATATTGAATTTACTTTTAcaatgagtgaaagaaaggaaatgaagactgTGATTCATGTTTTAAAGTtctaagcaatttttttttttccccattttctagtTGGAGAACAAAGACaaatttaatttttatatttttcattttcagattgttggagaacaaggaaaaaatgaagttaAAGATCTTGTTGATCTTAAAGCTGTAAAGAATGCTAATGGTGACCATGTACTGACCCACACTGTGACGAGCAGTATGGTAGTGGAaagtagttttaataataatgttgaaagtAGAAAAAGGCAAAGTAGCAATGAAAATGGTGACACTACTTTAAATAAGTGTTCCCAGTGTGAAAAATGTTTTGAAAGTGAAGATCTTTTGAATTATCACAAAATAAGCCATATAGAAGACAAATTTTTTACATGTTCAGATTGTCCATACAAGACtttgaattataatgattttaaaacaCACACCTCAAAACATGCAAAGTCACGACCCTATTCATGTCCATACTGTCCTGAAAAGCAAGTGAATAAAGAACTGCATATCAGTCACCAGCAGAAAGTGCATCCTACCAAGGAGGTCACCATTACAAGGACAGAATCACTCTTTGAGAAAATATTAGTGAAATACGACCAAGAATCTTCCCCCCAGGTTGCAGAGGCGAAACCCAGTCTGTTCCAGCAACCACCTTCCAAAATGCCCAGGACATCACGATCCCCTGCAGTAGAAAGCTTGTCCCAAAGGAACACTGAGTGGAGTCAAAAAACCAGTGTTAAACGAATAGTAGTACAAAAGCAGCCAGGAAGAAGATCATCTTCAAAATCCTCCAGGGGCAGGAAGTCTTGAGGGAAGCTTAGAAACAAAGGTTGCATCTTCATAAACTGGAACAGAATCAGAAAAATGGGTAATAGTTCCTCAGTTTAAGCTTTAAGTTATTCTAAAGTGTCTAGTATGGTTTGTACAAGAT
The sequence above is a segment of the Penaeus vannamei isolate JL-2024 chromosome 31, ASM4276789v1, whole genome shotgun sequence genome. Coding sequences within it:
- the LOC113824655 gene encoding transcription activator GAGA; its protein translation is MKMAEDYEDSDFSLSWTDHLQVLQRVITALRYKEQFADVTLVCNKKHYPAHKFVLAMCSSYFEELFEHIPSKHPIIVLAGIPSEALEKLLDFMYLGQAEVHGKDFDRLLEVAQELRIRGLMNTSDHPENQVQVENQTVFQSIKQEVVEGVKVAEPVSLAEFSLNGELVEIVGEQGKNEVKDLVDLKAVKNANGDHVLTHTVTSSMVVESSFNNNVESRKRQSSNENGDTTLNKCSQCEKCFESEDLLNYHKISHIEDKFFTCSDCPYKTLNYNDFKTHTSKHAKSRPYSCPYCPEKQVNKELHISHQQKVHPTKEVTITRTESLFEKILVKYDQESSPQVAEAKPSLFQQPPSKMPRTSRSPAVESLSQRNTEWSQKTSVKRIVVQKQPGRRSSSKSSRGRKS